The DNA sequence ATCAGGTCGAACGCGCGCTTGGAGACCGGCATGGGATTGACGCCGGGAGCCCGCGCCTCGCCGATGAACCATGCCATCCGGGGCGCGCTGAGCGGTCCCAGATGCGCGGCATCGGCCTTTTCCCAATCATGGTGGATCGTCACGACACCGTCCGCATTGCACATTTCACGCCAGTCAACCTCATCGCGACTAGCACGACATGCAAGCATTGGAAACGGGTGCGGCGCTTTCCTGCGCACTGACTTGCGCGGGCATGGCACTTCGGCCACTGTCGGGGCGAAAGAGGCGGAGGTCCGGCGACACGATGCGGAAATTTCTGGTCCTTCTGGACGACAGCAGGGAATGCCTGAACGCGATGCGCTTCGCCGCGATGCGCGCGGCCAAGTCCCAGGGGGCAGCGGTCGTGATCCTGTCGGTCATTCCCGCCGAGGAGATCCAGCACGGATTCGGCGTGGCAGACGTGATGCGCGCCGAGGCCCGCGAGCGGATCGAGGCGCATTTCGAGGTCTTTGCCAAATGGATGCGGTCGCGCCCCGGGGTCGAGCCGGAGCTGGTCATCCGCGAGGGCGACACCGCCGAGGAGCTGCTGGCCCAGATCACCGAGGACGGAGAGATCGGCGTGGTCGTGCTGGGCCTGTCCTCGGACAAGAGCAGCACCAACCCGGTCCTGACACGGCTGATGCGCGATCCGACCGCCCTGCCCTGCGCCATTTCGCTGGTGCCCGGCGATCTGTCCAAGGAGCGGCTGGAGGCCATCACCTGAGACCCCCGGCGGCTTGACCCAAGCGCCCCGGATCGCCATATCGGGATCAAAGGAGCGCCCCCATGTTCATCCAGACCGAGACGACGCCGAACCCCGCAACGCTGAAATTCCTGCCCGGAGAGACGGTGCTGGGCAGCGGCACGGCCGATTTCCCGACCCCCGAGACCGGGGCCGCATCGCCCCTGGCGCGGCGGATCTTTGCGGTGGACGGCGTGACCGGCGTGTTTCTGGGCCGTGACTTCGTGACCGTCACCAAGGCCGACCAGGTGCCGTGGGATCACCTGAAGCCGTCCGTGCTGGGCGCGATCATGGAGCATTTCCAGTCGGGCGCCCCGGCGATCGAGGGCGCGGCGGCGGACACGGGCGGCCATGTCGCCCATGAAGCAGGTCCGGACGCCGAGATCGTTGTGCAGATCAAGGAGCTGCTGGACACGCGCGTCCGCCCTGCGGTTGCGCAGGACGGCGGCGACATCACCTTCCACGGCTTTGATCGCGGCATCGTCTATCTGCACATGCAGGGGGCCTGCGCGGGCTGCCCGTCCTCGACCCTGACACTGAAGATGGGGATCGAGAACCTGCTGCGCCACTACATCCCCGAGGTGGTCGAGGTCCGACCCGTTGCCTGACCGGATCATCCTGGGTTTCGACACATCGGCCGCGCATTGCGCGGCCGCTTTGCTGCGCGGCGACGCGGTTCTGGCGGTGGTCCATGAGGACATGTCCAAGGGACAGGCGGAGCGCCTGATGCCGATGCTGGAGGAGATGCTGGCCGGCGCGGGCCTGGGCTGGCGTGATCTGGGCGCGATCGGCGTGGGCACGGGGCCGGGCAACTTCACCGGCATCCGGGTGGCAGTGGCGGCGGCCCGCGGACTGGCCCTGTCCCTGGGCATCCCCGCCATCGGGGTCGAGGCGCCCGAGGCGCTGGCTTGGGGCCTGCCGCGGCCCTGCCGGGTGGTGATCGCGGGCCGGGGCGACATGGTCATCTGGCAGGACTTTGCCGAGGGCGCGGAGGGCCGGCCGCAGCAGGCTGCGGCCGGCGCGCTACCGCCCGGCCCCGCGCAGGCTGCGCCTGCGACAGGAATTGCCGAGGGCGTGGCGCGCCTGGCCGCGGCCCGCGCGCATCTGCCGCAGCCCCGCCCCGCGCCAGTCTATCTGCGCCCGGCGCATGCAGCGCCCGCCCGCGATGCACCCCCGGTGATCCTGGCGTGACGCCCGACGATCTGGCCGCGCTGCATGCGCGATGCTTCGACAGCCCGCGCCCCTGGTCGGCCGACGAGTTCGCCAGCCTTCTGGCGGGTCGTGGGACGTTCCTGCTGGAGGCGCCGCACGGTTTCCTGATGGGGCGCGCCATCGCCGGCGAGGCCGAGTTGCTGACCGTGGC is a window from the Paracoccus marcusii genome containing:
- a CDS encoding NifU family protein, coding for MFIQTETTPNPATLKFLPGETVLGSGTADFPTPETGAASPLARRIFAVDGVTGVFLGRDFVTVTKADQVPWDHLKPSVLGAIMEHFQSGAPAIEGAAADTGGHVAHEAGPDAEIVVQIKELLDTRVRPAVAQDGGDITFHGFDRGIVYLHMQGACAGCPSSTLTLKMGIENLLRHYIPEVVEVRPVA
- a CDS encoding universal stress protein, translating into MRKFLVLLDDSRECLNAMRFAAMRAAKSQGAAVVILSVIPAEEIQHGFGVADVMRAEARERIEAHFEVFAKWMRSRPGVEPELVIREGDTAEELLAQITEDGEIGVVVLGLSSDKSSTNPVLTRLMRDPTALPCAISLVPGDLSKERLEAIT
- the tsaB gene encoding tRNA (adenosine(37)-N6)-threonylcarbamoyltransferase complex dimerization subunit type 1 TsaB yields the protein MPDRIILGFDTSAAHCAAALLRGDAVLAVVHEDMSKGQAERLMPMLEEMLAGAGLGWRDLGAIGVGTGPGNFTGIRVAVAAARGLALSLGIPAIGVEAPEALAWGLPRPCRVVIAGRGDMVIWQDFAEGAEGRPQQAAAGALPPGPAQAAPATGIAEGVARLAAARAHLPQPRPAPVYLRPAHAAPARDAPPVILA